From Nocardioides sp. HDW12B, the proteins below share one genomic window:
- a CDS encoding NERD domain-containing protein, with the protein MPRLIPEDPAFTTASERKVWERLRDTLGDDDVLLANLRLTDESKDHEADLVVLMPEVGVLVLEVKGGNIRWDDGWIVQRHGRDTPVDPVSQARSTKYALRQYVERNHRWTRGRRVAWAHGVATPFSAFAEDFEVADLPRYALHDRGDQGPLAGRLAENARRLAHGQPAPTYDDVELIAEILDGPVPTSLDVVAEAEERAAEADRLTQEQATLLRVTRLLNRVEIRGGAGSGKTILALQQAKELTRGRGDRPAQRVAVICYSIGLATFLKREVSTWHRKDRPAFVGTFHEFGMQWGAPAETDRQRSDFWEVELPQTMDRLAANLPDHDRYDAIIVDEAQDFADLWWQPVIKALRDEAASGLFLYSDENQRLFARFGRPPVELVPLVLDHNLRNTRQIHESFGPLAPSRMYSRGGTGVDVRFVAADSPEAVIELADEEVDRLLDAGWQPQHVALITTGSRHPVQVEQTEEWGQEGYWDGFWDEEMVFYGHVLGCKGLERPAVVLCVNEGRDHERVREKLYVGMSRATDQLVVVGEPERVREIGGDAVARELGI; encoded by the coding sequence ATGCCACGGCTGATCCCGGAGGACCCCGCCTTCACGACCGCGTCCGAGCGCAAGGTGTGGGAGCGGCTGCGCGACACCCTCGGCGACGACGACGTGCTGCTGGCCAACCTCCGGCTGACCGACGAGAGCAAGGACCACGAGGCCGACCTCGTCGTGCTCATGCCGGAGGTCGGCGTGCTCGTCCTCGAGGTGAAGGGCGGCAACATCCGCTGGGACGACGGCTGGATCGTGCAGCGCCACGGTCGTGACACCCCCGTCGACCCGGTCAGCCAGGCGCGAAGCACGAAGTACGCCCTGCGCCAGTACGTCGAGCGCAACCACCGCTGGACCCGCGGCCGGCGCGTGGCCTGGGCGCACGGCGTGGCCACCCCGTTCTCCGCGTTCGCCGAGGACTTCGAGGTCGCCGACCTGCCGAGGTATGCCCTGCATGACCGGGGTGACCAGGGCCCGTTGGCCGGCCGGCTCGCGGAGAACGCCCGCCGCCTCGCCCACGGCCAGCCCGCCCCGACGTACGACGACGTCGAGCTGATCGCGGAGATCCTCGACGGCCCCGTCCCGACCTCACTCGACGTCGTCGCCGAGGCCGAGGAGCGGGCCGCCGAGGCCGACCGGCTCACCCAGGAGCAGGCCACGCTGCTGCGTGTCACCCGGCTGCTCAACCGCGTCGAGATCCGCGGCGGCGCCGGCAGCGGCAAGACGATCCTCGCGCTGCAGCAGGCCAAGGAGCTGACCCGTGGCCGCGGTGACCGACCGGCGCAGCGGGTGGCGGTCATCTGCTACTCCATCGGCCTGGCCACCTTCCTCAAGCGGGAGGTCTCCACCTGGCACCGCAAGGACCGCCCCGCCTTCGTGGGCACCTTCCACGAGTTCGGCATGCAGTGGGGCGCCCCGGCTGAGACCGACCGCCAGCGCAGCGACTTCTGGGAGGTCGAGCTGCCGCAGACCATGGACCGCCTCGCCGCGAACCTCCCGGACCACGACCGCTACGACGCGATCATCGTCGACGAGGCTCAGGACTTCGCCGACCTCTGGTGGCAGCCGGTCATCAAGGCGCTGCGCGACGAGGCCGCCAGCGGGCTGTTCCTCTACTCCGACGAGAACCAGCGCCTCTTCGCCCGCTTCGGCCGCCCGCCGGTCGAGCTCGTGCCGCTGGTGCTCGACCACAACCTGCGCAACACGCGGCAGATCCACGAGTCGTTCGGACCGCTCGCGCCGAGCCGGATGTACTCGCGTGGCGGCACCGGGGTCGACGTACGCTTCGTCGCCGCCGACTCCCCGGAGGCTGTGATCGAGCTCGCCGACGAGGAGGTCGACCGGCTGCTCGACGCCGGCTGGCAGCCGCAGCACGTCGCCCTCATCACCACCGGCAGCCGCCACCCCGTCCAGGTCGAGCAGACCGAGGAGTGGGGCCAAGAGGGTTACTGGGACGGGTTCTGGGACGAGGAGATGGTTTTCTACGGCCACGTCCTCGGCTGCAAGGGGCTCGAGCGCCCGGCCGTCGTGCTCTGCGTCAACGAGGGCCGCGACCACGAGCGCGTCCGCGAGAAGCTGTACGTCGGCATGTCCCGGGCCACCGACCAGCTCGTCGTGGTGGGCGAGCCGGAGCGGGTCCGTGAGATCGGCGGCGACGCCGTCGCCCGCGAGCTCGGGATCTGA